The Euphorbia lathyris chromosome 3, ddEupLath1.1, whole genome shotgun sequence genome contains a region encoding:
- the LOC136222760 gene encoding 3-oxoacyl-[acyl-carrier-protein] synthase II, chloroplastic-like — protein sequence MRFWNLKTHKRLIKKIRKKIERSNKDEKTRLIFENDNIFPLSQTLCKLILKIHGARLPVKQFRLTSRTERLEQFVIDCGNPQVRSFLDRFNSFNRLRFPTQAGGGAVAVQPKLKKTPLIKHRRVVVTGVSVVTSIGQDADTFYNNLLDGVSGISQIQAFDCSQFPTKIAGEIKSFSPNGWISPKLSKRADKFVLYLLTAGKKALADAGIMQQFMNKLDKLRSGVIGSALGGINIFSNGAEALRVSYKKMNPFCVPFATTNVGSAMLAMDLGWMGPNYSISSACATSNSCILNAANHIIRGETDLMLCGGSDAPIIPIGLGGFVACRTLPQRNTDPTKASRPWDMGRDGFVLGEGAGVLLLEELEHAKERGAKIYAEFLGGSFTSDAYHLTEPHPDGMGVELCMEQALAQSGVSKEDVNYINAHASSTQTGDLREFQALVRCFGRNPELKVNSTKCMIGHLLGASGAVEVVATVKAIETGWIHPNINLENPDKDMDTSILVGARKERMEIKVALSNSFGFGGHNSSILFAPYK from the exons ATGCGATTCTGGAATCTGAAAACACACAAAAGATTGATCAAGAAAATCAGGAAAAAGATCGAGAGATCAAACAAAGATGAAAAGACCAGACTGATCTTTGAAAATGACAA TATATTCCCATTAAGTCAGACACTTTGTAAACTCATCTTGAAAATCCATGGAGCAAGGTTACCTGTCAAACAATTCAGACTAACATCAAGAACCGAAAGGTTGGAGCAATTTGTCATAGACTGTGGCAACCCTCAAGTAAGATCATTCCTTGACAGATTTAATTCCTTCAACAGATTAAGATTTCCAACACAAGCAG GGGGTGGCGCTGTGGCGGTTCAACCTAAATTGAAGAAGACACCTCTTATAAAGCACCGCCGAGTGGTGGTGACCGGAGTATCAGTGGTAACTTCAATAGGTCAAGATGCTGATACATTCTACAATAATCTCCTTGATGGTGTTAGTGGCATCAGTCAGATTCAGGCTTTTGATTGTTCTCAGTTTCCTACT AAAATTGCAGGTGAAATCAAGTCTTTCTCCCCCAACGGATGGATCTCGCCGAAGCTCTCCAAAAGGGCAGACAAATTCGTGCTTTACTTGCTTACTGCAGGCAAGAAAGCCTTGGCAGATGCTGGAATTATGCAACAATTTATGAACAAGTTGGATAAACTTAGATCTGGTGTTATTGGCTCTGCTCTTGGAGGCATAAAT ATTTTTAGTAATGGAGCAGAAGCTTTGAGGGTTTCATACAAAAAGATGAATCCCTTTTGTGTACCTTTTGCAACTACTAATGTGGGTTCTGCTATGCTAGCAATGGATTTG GGTTGGATGGGACCTAACTATTCCATCTCTTCGGCTTGTGCAACTAGCAATTCTTGTATACTCAATGCTGCAAATCATATCATTAGAGGTGAAACA GATTTGATGCTTTGTGGTGGTTCTGATGCGCCTATTATTCCCATCG GCTTAGGAGGTTTTGTAGCTTGCAGAACTCTTCCACAAAGGAATACTGATCCAACCAAAGCTTCGCGCCCCTGGGACATG GGTCGTGATGGCTTTGTTCTGGGAGAAGGAGCAGGCGTGTTACTTTTGGAGGAACTCGAGCATGCTAAG GAGAGAGGAGCAAAGATTTATGCAGAATTCCTTGGTGGAAGTTTTACTAGTGATGCTTATCATCTTACTGAGCCTCATCCTGATG GAATGGGAGTAGAACTTTGTATGGAACAGGCATTGGCTCAATCCGGTGTCTCCAAGGAAGACGTAAACTACATAAACGCGCACGCATCATCGACCCAAACTGGCGATCTTAGAGAATTCCAAGCTCTAGTTCGCTGTTTCGGTCGGAATCCAGAG CTGAAAGTGAACTCCACAAAATGCATGATTGGGCACCTACTAGGAGCTTCAGGGGCTGTGGAAGTTGTGGCAACAGTAAAG GCAATAGAAACAGGATGGATCCATCCTAACATCAATCTGGAAAATCCTGATAAAGATATG GACACGAGTATACTCGTCGGTGCCAGAAAAGAACGCATGGAAATAAAGGTCGCATTGTCGAATTCATTTGGATTTGGTGGACACAATTCTTCCATATTATTTGCACCCTATAAATGA